In one Tripterygium wilfordii isolate XIE 37 chromosome 22, ASM1340144v1, whole genome shotgun sequence genomic region, the following are encoded:
- the LOC119990332 gene encoding protein WVD2-like 6 isoform X2, whose product MLHQNSSGGQNGREYDTSDNEVLENINYKEEYDNVNEGSEPASTNGGLLGNPNNWEDNNGEERNQLNYVDDASHSAHFKKELGNVDYGEEFDSRFGYLDDSGTQCAYYDESPKGSEHRKESEVAACGVDDSMVFPSGLEIEASMSKSNSLDGFQEDGMQEPNQTEICSGKLLVDDGETEMEVNRRPDDISISFESSRPFNSSPKNKTGKKVSKSSLEHRRTHSAELMAAVASKSTKPRLKSLVSTVAKGSSSDPSKTSAKNQNIMEKESQQRPKKEKQPSQVAIPTRHWLNRNAKKEISDTEITKTKPNIERKSEKVIRTKNVIEPQSSASKVEPRVHDSSNRLKNTVALTKLDIRTSAASFDFKSSERAERRKEFYKKLEKEMHAKKAETNQLLAITQEKKEAEIKQFRRSLNFKATPMLSFYSAGLIGNKAASSKHKPGKVHNKLNTGAAVRSTPLFKAGNNWTAEQSEVHALPLIPPTNNKLPRSNTE is encoded by the exons ATGCTGCATCAGAATTCGTCTGGGGGCCAAAATGGGAGAGAATATGACACCAGTGACAATGAAGTCCTGGAGAACATAAATTACAAGGAAGAATATGATAATGTGAATGAAGGTAGTGAACCCGCTTCCACTAATGGAGGTTTATTGGGGAATCCGAATAATTGGGAAGATAACAATGGAGAAGAAAGGAACCAATTAAATTATGTAGATGATGCTAGCCATTCTGCTCACTTTAAAAAGGAATTGGGGAATGTGGATTatggtgaagaatttgatagTCGATTTGGATATTTAGATGATAGTGGTACACAATGTGCTTATTATGATGAGAGCCCCAAAGGATCAGAACACCGGAAAGAAAGTGAAGTAGCAGCCTGTGGAGTAGATGATTCCATGGTTTTTCCCTCTGGCCTTGAGATTGAAGCTTCTATGAGCAAGTCTAATAGTTTAGATGGTTTTCAGGAAGATGGTATGCAAGAACCAAATCAAACTGAAATATGCTCTGGCAAGTTACTTGTTGATGATGGTGAAACTGAGATGGAAGTAAACCGGAGGCCTGATGATATTAGCATTAGTTTTGAATCATCTAGGCCTTTTAACTCATCGCCAAAGAATAAAACTGGCAAGAAAGTTAGTAAATCTAGTCTTGAACATCGTCGGACCCATTCTGCAGAG TTGATGGCTGCTGTAGCAAGTAAATCAACTAAACCAAGGCTGAAATCTCTGGTCAGTACAGTTGCAAAAGGCTCTTCCAGTGACCCCTCAAAAACATCTGCAAAGAATCAGAATATAATGGAAAAAGAGAGTCAGCAgagaccaaaaaaagaaaaacagccaTCACAAGTTGCAATTCCAACTAGACATTGGCTGAACAGAAATGCAAAGAAAGAAATCAGT GATACTGAGATAACCAAAACTAAACCAAATATTGAAAGGAAAAG TGAAAAGGTGATAAGGACGAAGAATGTAATTGAACCACAATCTTCTGCATCAAAAGTTGAACCCAGAGTACATGATTCGTCAAACAG ACTTAAGAATACTGTTGCTCTGACTAAGTTGGACATAAGAACAAGTGCTGCAAGTTTTGATTTCAAAAGCTCTGAACGAGCGGAGAGGAGAAAAGAG TTCTACAAGAAATTGGAGAAAGAAATGCATGCTAAAAAAGCTGAGACGAATCAGCTCCTAGCAATAACCCAG GAAAAGAAAGAGGCCGAGATTAAACAATTCAGGAGAAGCCTTAATTTTAAAGCAACACCAATGCTTTCCTTTTATAGTGCTGGCTTAATTGGGAACAAG GCTGCATCATCCAAACACAAACCAGGCAAGGTACATAATAAGTTGAATACTGGAGCTGCTGTGAGATCGACACCGCTTTTCAAGGCAGGAAATAATTGGACTGCAGAGCAATCTGAAGTTCATGCACTACCATTGATTCCACCGACTAATAACAAGTTACCAAGAAGCAATACCGAATGA
- the LOC119991941 gene encoding proline-rich receptor-like protein kinase PERK1: protein MSPRLCTLPLSLLFFTSIFSFAASEEVCPYPCYPPPTGSGTPTTETPPAPEALTPPYPSGSSYSYPPPSGNLPYYPPPPTGDGSGGYYVPPLPDPILPYFPFYYRKPPHKTDDESSAASVGRSTVLITSLTLLLLLLLCMLLH from the coding sequence ATGTCTCCAAGACTATgcactctccctctctccctcctctTCTTCACCTCAATTTTCAGCTTCGCCGCTTCCGAAGAAGTCTGTCCTTACCCCTGCTATCCACCGCCCACCGGCTCCGGCACACCGACCACCGAAACTCCACCGGCCCCGGAGGCTCTGACGCCGCCATACCCATCAGGGTCTTCTTACTCTTACCCTCCTCCGAGTGGGAATTTGCCGTATTACCCTCCACCGCCCACTGGTGATGGGAGTGGTGGTTATTATGTGCCTCCGCTTCCTGACCCAATCTTGCCTTACTTTCCCTTCTATTACAGGAAACCTCCTCACAAGACTGATGATGAGTCTTCTGCTGCCTCCGTTGGAAGATCAACGGTCCTGATTACGAGTTTaacgttgttgttgttgttgctgttgtgTATGTTACTTCATTGA
- the LOC119991560 gene encoding chitin-binding lectin 1-like encodes MDGRNVFVFISMIFLLISAINGSDSRKLDETGVPGPTGEKCEPCGQTSPPPPPPVPSPPPPSPPPPSSLCPPPPSQHPPSPKKPPSGYYPPPPPSYIYITGPPGNLYPIDNDFGGVDRNLKVGLSVFIGWGLLGLLGFS; translated from the coding sequence ATGGATGGTCGCaatgtttttgtgtttataaGCATGATATTCCTTCTGATCTCTGCAATCAACGGTTCAGATTCAAGGAAGCTCGATGAAACCGGTGTCCCGGGGCCCACTGGCGAGAAGTGTGAACCATGTGGCCAaacctctcctcctcctcctccaccagtaccgtcaccaccaccaccgtctcCACCTCCACCGTCATCCCTGTGTCCTCCGCCACCGTCGCAGCATCCTCCGTCTCCCAAGAAGCCGCCATCGGGATACTACCCTCCGCCGCCGCCGTCTTATATTTACATCACCGGTCCACCAGGAAATTTGTACCCAATTGACAATGATTTCGGCGGCGTCGACAGGAATTTGAAGGTGGGTCTGTCAGTTTTCATTGGATGGGGATTATTGGGACTTTTGGGTTTCTCTTGA
- the LOC119990830 gene encoding nudix hydrolase 25-like: protein MEGCPSGYRPNVGMCLINSDSRIFVASRLNVPGAWQMPQGGIEDGEEPKSAAIRGLREETGIVSAEIVAEVPKWLTYDFSPAVKAKVNRLWGGEWHGQAQKWFLMRLTNDDSEINLANGEADTEFSEWKWASPEEVIEQAVDYKRPMYEEVMRTFRPYLNEDGKAARSCKSSKW from the exons ATGGAGGGCTGCCCCTCTGGTTATCGCCCCAACGTTGGCATGTGTCTCATCAACTCTGATAGTCGG ATCTTTGTGGCGTCGAGATTAAATGTTCCAGGAGCATGGCAGATGCCTCAG GGTGGAATTGAAGATGGCGAGGAGCCCAAATCTGCAGCCATAAGGGGATTGCGGGAGGAAACTGGAATAGTGTCCGCTGAAATTGTTGCTGAG GTTCCCAAATGGTTGACGTACGATTTTTCCCCTGCTGTCAAGGCCAAAGTGAATCGTCTCTGGGGAGGTGAATGGCATGGGCAGGCACAGAAATG GTTCCTAATGCGATTGACCAATGACGATAGTGAGATTAATTTAGCGAATGGTGAAGCAGACACGGAGTTTTCAGAGTGGAAATGGGCGAGCCCGGAAGAAGTTATTGAGCAG GCAGTGGATTACAAGAGGCCTATGTATGAAGAAGTTATGAGAACCTTCCGGCCTTATTTGAATGAAGATGGAAAGGCTGCTAGATCATGTAAATCATCCAAGTGGTGA
- the LOC119992194 gene encoding homeobox-leucine zipper protein HOX3-like, producing METPSSLELTISMPGFSSSPPLITSSVRDLDINQVPSGGEEEEWMTAGMEDEDESSSLNGGEGGGGGVHIPRKKLRLAKEQSRLLEESFIHNHTLNPRQKEALALELNLRPRQVEVWFQNRRARSKLKQTEMECEYMKRWFGSLTEQNRRLQREVEELRAMKVAPPTAMSPHSWEPLPASTLTMCPRCERVARTAGPSMIITTGAATPTIAATLSSKVRAPTFPSPQSSAAC from the exons ATGGAAACTCCTTCAAGCTTGGAATTAACCATATCCATGCCTGGCTTCTCCTCATCTCCACCTCTTATTACCTCATCGG tGAGGGATTTGGACATAAACCAAGTACCATCAGGTGGGGAGGAAGAGGAATGGATGACGGCAGGAATGGAAGACGAAGATGAAAGTAGCAGCCTTAAcggaggagaaggaggaggaggaggagtccATATTCCTCGCAAGAAGCTCCGTCTAGCAAAGGAACAGTCTCGCCTTCTTGAAGAAAGTTTCATACACAACCACACCTTAAACCCA aGACAAAAAGAAGCGTTGGCTTTGGAGTTGAATCTGAGGCCGAGGCAAGTGGAGGTGTGGTTTCAAAACCGCAGAGCCAG GAGCAAGTTGAAGCAGACGGAAATGGAGTGTGAGTACATGAAGAGATGGTTCGGGTCGCTGACGGAGCAGAACCGGAGGCTACAAAGGGAGGTGGAGGAGCTGAGGGCCATGAAGGTGGCCCCACCAACAGCGATGTCTCCCCACAGTTGGGAGCCACTTCCGGCATCCACACTCACAATGTGCCCTCGGTGCGAGCGCGTGGCACGCACTGCGGGTCCCAGCATGATCATTACAACCGGCGCCGCCACCCCTACAATTGCGGCCACCTTGTCGTCTAAAGTCCGCGCACCAACCTTCCCTTCGCCACAATCTTCTGCGGCTTGTTAG
- the LOC119990332 gene encoding protein WVD2-like 7 isoform X1, with amino-acid sequence MAGEIEEPFSFSFQADSFRSGSISFGKYENESLSWERRSSFSHNRYLEEVEKCSKPGSVIEKKAYFEAHFKKKAMLHQNSSGGQNGREYDTSDNEVLENINYKEEYDNVNEGSEPASTNGGLLGNPNNWEDNNGEERNQLNYVDDASHSAHFKKELGNVDYGEEFDSRFGYLDDSGTQCAYYDESPKGSEHRKESEVAACGVDDSMVFPSGLEIEASMSKSNSLDGFQEDGMQEPNQTEICSGKLLVDDGETEMEVNRRPDDISISFESSRPFNSSPKNKTGKKVSKSSLEHRRTHSAELMAAVASKSTKPRLKSLVSTVAKGSSSDPSKTSAKNQNIMEKESQQRPKKEKQPSQVAIPTRHWLNRNAKKEISDTEITKTKPNIERKSEKVIRTKNVIEPQSSASKVEPRVHDSSNRLKNTVALTKLDIRTSAASFDFKSSERAERRKEFYKKLEKEMHAKKAETNQLLAITQEKKEAEIKQFRRSLNFKATPMLSFYSAGLIGNKAASSKHKPGKVHNKLNTGAAVRSTPLFKAGNNWTAEQSEVHALPLIPPTNNKLPRSNTE; translated from the exons atggCTGGAGAGATCGAAGAACCATTCAGCTTTAGCTTTCAg GCAGACTCTTTCCGCTCTGGCTCTATATCATTTGGGAAATACGAAAATGAGTCCTTATCTTGGGAAAGGAGGTCATCTTTCTCGCACAACAGGTACCTAGAAGAGGTTGAGAAATGCTCAAAGCCTGGCTCTGTTATCGAGAAGAAAGCTTATTTTGAAGCTCATTTCAAGAAGAAGGCGATGCTGCATCAGAATTCGTCTGGGGGCCAAAATGGGAGAGAATATGACACCAGTGACAATGAAGTCCTGGAGAACATAAATTACAAGGAAGAATATGATAATGTGAATGAAGGTAGTGAACCCGCTTCCACTAATGGAGGTTTATTGGGGAATCCGAATAATTGGGAAGATAACAATGGAGAAGAAAGGAACCAATTAAATTATGTAGATGATGCTAGCCATTCTGCTCACTTTAAAAAGGAATTGGGGAATGTGGATTatggtgaagaatttgatagTCGATTTGGATATTTAGATGATAGTGGTACACAATGTGCTTATTATGATGAGAGCCCCAAAGGATCAGAACACCGGAAAGAAAGTGAAGTAGCAGCCTGTGGAGTAGATGATTCCATGGTTTTTCCCTCTGGCCTTGAGATTGAAGCTTCTATGAGCAAGTCTAATAGTTTAGATGGTTTTCAGGAAGATGGTATGCAAGAACCAAATCAAACTGAAATATGCTCTGGCAAGTTACTTGTTGATGATGGTGAAACTGAGATGGAAGTAAACCGGAGGCCTGATGATATTAGCATTAGTTTTGAATCATCTAGGCCTTTTAACTCATCGCCAAAGAATAAAACTGGCAAGAAAGTTAGTAAATCTAGTCTTGAACATCGTCGGACCCATTCTGCAGAG TTGATGGCTGCTGTAGCAAGTAAATCAACTAAACCAAGGCTGAAATCTCTGGTCAGTACAGTTGCAAAAGGCTCTTCCAGTGACCCCTCAAAAACATCTGCAAAGAATCAGAATATAATGGAAAAAGAGAGTCAGCAgagaccaaaaaaagaaaaacagccaTCACAAGTTGCAATTCCAACTAGACATTGGCTGAACAGAAATGCAAAGAAAGAAATCAGT GATACTGAGATAACCAAAACTAAACCAAATATTGAAAGGAAAAG TGAAAAGGTGATAAGGACGAAGAATGTAATTGAACCACAATCTTCTGCATCAAAAGTTGAACCCAGAGTACATGATTCGTCAAACAG ACTTAAGAATACTGTTGCTCTGACTAAGTTGGACATAAGAACAAGTGCTGCAAGTTTTGATTTCAAAAGCTCTGAACGAGCGGAGAGGAGAAAAGAG TTCTACAAGAAATTGGAGAAAGAAATGCATGCTAAAAAAGCTGAGACGAATCAGCTCCTAGCAATAACCCAG GAAAAGAAAGAGGCCGAGATTAAACAATTCAGGAGAAGCCTTAATTTTAAAGCAACACCAATGCTTTCCTTTTATAGTGCTGGCTTAATTGGGAACAAG GCTGCATCATCCAAACACAAACCAGGCAAGGTACATAATAAGTTGAATACTGGAGCTGCTGTGAGATCGACACCGCTTTTCAAGGCAGGAAATAATTGGACTGCAGAGCAATCTGAAGTTCATGCACTACCATTGATTCCACCGACTAATAACAAGTTACCAAGAAGCAATACCGAATGA